The following coding sequences lie in one Oryctolagus cuniculus chromosome 7, mOryCun1.1, whole genome shotgun sequence genomic window:
- the LOC100349590 gene encoding olfactory receptor 10J3-like — MTVVRRPNCTFVTEFIFEGFSSFGWQHRLIYFAVFLTLYLLTLSGNVIIVTIIHLDRHLHTPMYFFLCVLSISDTCYTVAIIPRMLSGLLSPHQTIAFQECATQLFFYLTFGINNCFLLMAMGYDRYVAICNPLRYSVIMGKRTCTQLACGSLGIGLGMAITQVTSVFALPFCDAFVIPHFFCDVRPLLKLACTDTTVNEIINFIVSVFVLILPMGVVFISYVLIISTILKIASAEGRKKAFATCVSHLTVVIIHYGCTSIIYLKPKSQSSLGQDRLISVIYTVITPLLNPLVYSLRNKEVKDALCRAMGRKPLS, encoded by the coding sequence ACCAAACTGCACTTTTGTGACTGAGTTCATCTTTGAAGGTTTTTCCAGCTTTGGGTGGCAGCACAGACTGATCTACTTTgctgtctttctcactctgtacCTGCTGACTCTCTCTGGAAATGTGATTATCGTGACCATTATTCACCTGGACCGTCATCTTCATActcccatgtacttcttcctgtgTGTACTGTCCATCTCTGACACCTGCTACACAGTGGCTATCATCCCACGCATGCTTTCTGGCCTCCTGAGTCCACATCAGACCATTGCCTTTCAAGAATGTGCCACTCAGCTCTTCTTCTATCTCACCTTTGGCATCAAtaactgcttcctgctcatggctATGGGTTATGACCGCTATGTAGCCATCTGCAACCCCCTACGTTATTCGGTCATCATGGGTAAGAGGACCTGTACCCAACTGGCATGTGGTTCACTTGGAATTGGTCTAGGCATGGCCATTACCCAGGTAACATCTGTGTTTGCTCTTCCCTTCTGTGATGCCTTTGTCATCCCCCACTTCTTCTGTGATGTAAGACCTCTGCTGAAGCTGGCTTGCACAGACACCACTGTTAATGAGATCATCAACTTTATTGTCAGTGTCTTTGTACTTATACTGCCAATGGGTGTGGTCTTCATTTCCTATGTCCTCATTATCTCCACCATTCTTAAAATTGCTTCAGCTGAGGGTCGGAAGAAGGCCTTTGCCACCTGTGTCTCTCACCTCACAGTGGTCATCATTCATTATGGCTGTACCTCTATCATTTACCTTAAACCTAAATCCCAGAGTTCCCTGGGGCAGGACAGACTCATCTCTGTGATCTACACTGTCATCACTCCCCTGCTGAACCCTCTTGTGtacagcctgaggaacaaggaggtcaaagatGCTCTCTGCAGAGCCATGGGTAGAAAGCCACTCTCATAA
- the FCER1A gene encoding LOW QUALITY PROTEIN: high affinity immunoglobulin epsilon receptor subunit alpha (The sequence of the model RefSeq protein was modified relative to this genomic sequence to represent the inferred CDS: inserted 1 base in 1 codon) yields MPTGMGGPILLCIAFLLFSPDGTLAVMLKSVVSLYPPWNRIFRGEAVTLTCNGDKSLDDNSTKWTRDGIALAETTSHLEILNATFQHSGQYQCQSPSFNQSDPVYLEVFSDWLLLQVSPNVVTEGKPFFIRCHVWKNWDAYKVIYYKNGKGLKYWYENHNISITKATLEDSGTYHCEGDLKPRHYVSGPINITVIRAHQRKHWIPFFIPLLVVILFAVDTGLFISTQKQFIFILKIKKTKRGXQTLKPHLKPDSKRTDGIAQETLQQHFFLAPTIVSQMSNRACTTHSKVCALKFTELLN; encoded by the exons ATGCCTACAGGCATGGGAGGACCCATTCTGCTGTGTATAGCTTTTCTGCTCTTCT CTCCAGATGGCACACTAGCAG TTATGCTGAAATCTGTGGTGTCTTTGTACCCACCATGGAATAGAATATTTAGAGGAGAGGCTGTAACTCTTACATGTAATGGGGACAAGTCTCTTGATGACAACTCCACTAAGTGGACCCGTGATGGCATCGCTTTAGCAGAGACAACTTCACATTTGGAAATCTTGAATGCCACCTTCCAGCACAGTGGGCAATACCAATGTCAAAGCCCCAGTTTTAACCAGAGTGATCCTGTGTACCTGGAAGTCTTCAGTG ATTGGCTGCTCCTACAGGTCTCTCCTAATGTGGTGACAGAGGGTAAGCCCTTCTTCATCAGGTGCCATGTTTGGAAGAATTGGGATGCCTACAAGGTAATCTACTACAAGAATGGCAAAGGTCTCAAGTACTGGTATGAGAATCACAACATCTCCATCACGAAAGCCACACTTGAAGACAGTGGCACCTACCACTGTGAGGGTGACCTTAAGCCACGACATTATGTTTCTGGTCCCATCAACATTACCGTAATCAGAG CTCACCAAAGGAAGCACTGGATACCATTTTTTATCCCATTGTTGGTGGTTATTCTGTTTGCTGTGGATACAGGGTTATTCATCTCAACTCAGAAGCAGTTCATATTTATCCTGAAGATTAAGAAGACCAAGAGGG ACCAAACTCTAAAGCCACATCTTAAGCCAGACTCCAAAAGAACTGATGGCATTGCTCAAGAAACTTTGCAACAGCATTTTTTCCTAGCACCAACAATTGTTTCTCAAATGTCAAATAGAGCTTGCACCACACATAGTAAAGTCTGTGCTCTAAAATTTACAGAACTACTAAATTGA